Within the Candidatus Zixiibacteriota bacterium genome, the region CAAACATATCCATAAACATCAGGGCAAAAATAGTCCCCATCAGGCTGCCTTTTAGCGCCCCAATAATATCCAGTTGAAATGCAACCGGAGTGATATCAATATTGAAGGAAATCCATTCCTCCGGGAAATCAACATAGCCGAAAGCCAATCCCAGAGTCGTGCTGAGCATCATTCCCAGAATCAAAGATCCCTTTATTTTCATACTTTCGAGAATAACCATTACCAGCAGACCCGCCAGACCGATTAATACTGTCGGGGTAAGATCCCCGGCGGATACCAGGGTGGCCTTATTGTCGACAATTAATCCCATATTTGTAAGACCGATGAAGGTGATAAAAAGCCCGATTCCGACTGATATGGCATAAATAAGAGAACGCGGGATTGCTTCAACCAGCCTTTTTCTGATACCGATCAGGGTCAGAATGAAAAAAAATAATCCCGAAAGGAAAACAATTCCCAGGGCCGTTTGCCAGTGGACTTTTTCACCGAGGACAATTGAGTATGCAAAAAAGGCATTAAGACCCATTCCCGGAGCCATTGCAATCGGGCTGTTCGCCACCAATCCGGTCATTATAGTGGCGATGGCGGTTATCAAACAGGTTACCGCAATTAGCGAGTTTTTATCCATCCCGGTTACGGAGAGAATATCCGGATTGACAAACATTATATAGGCCATGGTCAAAAAAGTGGTCAGGCCGGCAATAATTTCTGTCCTGGTATTATAATCCTGATTGTCTGTCATGTTTCTATCCCCGGAATTCCGATTAAAGAATAAATAGACTTTTTATTTATTCAAGCCAATATTTAAATTCTGAGGAGTAATCTTGCAATCAGGTGGATTTTGCGGTCAAAATAAAAGCCCGTCTGATAACGGGCTTTTGGGAAAACAATCCAATAGACTATTATTCTTTACTTTTCTTAATCTCGTCAATAACCTTTTCGGTCACCTCCCGCGGGACCTCATCATAATGAGAAAAATCCCTTAGATAAAACCCCTGCCCGGAAGTCATGGACCTGAGATCAACCGAGTAGTTATAAAGCTCCGCCTGCGGTACGGTGGCTCGTATTTTGGTATAACGACCCTCCGGATCCATACCGGCAATCTTGCCCCGGCGTGATGATAAATCTCCCATAACATCACCGGTAAAATCCTCGGGAACCAGAATTTCGACTTTGTCTATGGGCTCCAGCAAGATCGGGGTGCATTTCAAAAAGCCTTCCTTGAAGGCCATTGAAGACGCGATCTTGAAAGCCATATCCGATGAGTCAACGGCGTGATAGGAGCCATAAAAAACAGCCACCTTGACATCAACCACCGGCGATCCGGTCAGACCGCCTTCCTGCATGGCCTCGATGATGCCTTTTTCCACCGAGGGGACATATTTGCTGGGAATAACTCCGCCTTTGATCTCGTCCAGAAACACAAAACCTGAGCCGCGCTCATTGGGCTCCAGACGCAGATGCACATCGCCATATTGCCCCCGGCCACCGCTTTGTTTTTTGTATCGGTGCTGGATTTCGATTTTCCCCTTGATGGTTTCGCGATAGGCAATTCGGGGTTTGAATGTCTCCACCTCAACACCATATCTTTTCTGCAACTTGCTCAGCAATATTTCCGCATGAGTCGAGCCCTGAGTCAGCAAAACAGTTTGTTTCAAAGCCGGGTCAATTTCAATCTTGAAAGTCGGGTCCTCATCCCTTATTTTCTGCAGTCCGGTCGATAGTTTCTCCTCATCTCCTTTGGCCTTCGGCTTAATGCCAATATCCATGACCGGTACCGGGAATTCCACCGGCGGCATAACCAGACTGCGGTCTTTCTTGCCCAGGGTATCACCACTCCGGGTGGATTTTAATTTCACCAGAGCCCCGATATCACCGGCATTAACGGTCTCAATATCCTTTCGCTCCTTACCCGTAATCGATAAAATCTGACCGATTCTTTCGGAGGCGCTCTGCGTATGATTATAAATATCCATTCCCTGCGAAACCTTGCCCGATATCACCTTAAATAAAGCTATTTCACCCACATGAGCCTCGGCCACGGTTTTAAATACAAAGGCTATTGGATCGCCCGATGACGCAACACTAACGCTTTCGATTTCCTCCTTGGCACCTTTCAGCATGTTTAATGGCGGCAGCATATTCGAAGAAGGAAGATACTCCGCAACAAAATCCATCATGGTCTGGACACCGGAATTAGAATCCGCGGAACCAAATAAAATCGGGTAAATCGTTTGTTTGACTATGGCCTTTTTCATCCCGTCAACTATCTCGGCGGCGGACAATTCGCCCTGGTCGAAAAACTTCTCCAGCAGGGCATCATCCGATTCAGCCACCGATTCCATCAGTTTCTGACGGCCTTTTTCAGCGGCGTCTTTCAGGTCGCCGGGAATATCACCCACGATTTCCCTGCCCTTGTCGTCGAAGGTAATCCCCTTCATTTTGACCAGATCAACCACGCCTTTATATGTCAAACCTTCACCAATTGGTAATTGAACCGGGATGGCCTTAAGACCATAGCGTTCCTGTAACTGATTAACCAGATCAGCCGCTTTGACATGTTCTTTTTCGATTTTATTGATAAAAAAGAGCCTTGGCAGATTGAATTTCTTGACATATCGATATTGAATTTCCGTGCCAACCTCAATTCCGGCAGTGGCATTGATAACCATAATCGCGACATCCGAAATATTAAGCCCGGCAATCAATTCGCCGATGAAATCGGCATGACCCGGCAGATCCAGGACATTGATTTTGACATCCTTCCACGGACAGGCCAATATTGAAAGGCCGATTGAGCTTTTCCGATTGATTTCTTCTTCGGTATAATCTGACAGCGATGTGCCATCATCAACTTTTCCAAGCCGATTGGTAATGCC harbors:
- a CDS encoding NCS2 family permease; the protein is MTDNQDYNTRTEIIAGLTTFLTMAYIMFVNPDILSVTGMDKNSLIAVTCLITAIATIMTGLVANSPIAMAPGMGLNAFFAYSIVLGEKVHWQTALGIVFLSGLFFFILTLIGIRKRLVEAIPRSLIYAISVGIGLFITFIGLTNMGLIVDNKATLVSAGDLTPTVLIGLAGLLVMVILESMKIKGSLILGMMLSTTLGLAFGYVDFPEEWISFNIDITPVAFQLDIIGALKGSLMGTIFALMFMDMFDSIGTIVACSYKAGLVDDDGNIRRIDRLLGIDAVATMMGALLGTSTTTAYIESGAGIEQGGKTGLTAVVTGLMFLTGLFFIPVIGMVPSFATGPALVLVGLFMMKEVTKIDFTGMDEAFPAFIIIVMIALSYSISTGLAFGFISFTVLKIFSLKFEDIRPIMWGIAVLSIIFLIV
- the fusA gene encoding elongation factor G; its protein translation is MKVFDTDHVRNISLIGQRGCGKTSLADAIAYSSGITNRLGKVDDGTSLSDYTEEEINRKSSIGLSILACPWKDVKINVLDLPGHADFIGELIAGLNISDVAIMVINATAGIEVGTEIQYRYVKKFNLPRLFFINKIEKEHVKAADLVNQLQERYGLKAIPVQLPIGEGLTYKGVVDLVKMKGITFDDKGREIVGDIPGDLKDAAEKGRQKLMESVAESDDALLEKFFDQGELSAAEIVDGMKKAIVKQTIYPILFGSADSNSGVQTMMDFVAEYLPSSNMLPPLNMLKGAKEEIESVSVASSGDPIAFVFKTVAEAHVGEIALFKVISGKVSQGMDIYNHTQSASERIGQILSITGKERKDIETVNAGDIGALVKLKSTRSGDTLGKKDRSLVMPPVEFPVPVMDIGIKPKAKGDEEKLSTGLQKIRDEDPTFKIEIDPALKQTVLLTQGSTHAEILLSKLQKRYGVEVETFKPRIAYRETIKGKIEIQHRYKKQSGGRGQYGDVHLRLEPNERGSGFVFLDEIKGGVIPSKYVPSVEKGIIEAMQEGGLTGSPVVDVKVAVFYGSYHAVDSSDMAFKIASSMAFKEGFLKCTPILLEPIDKVEILVPEDFTGDVMGDLSSRRGKIAGMDPEGRYTKIRATVPQAELYNYSVDLRSMTSGQGFYLRDFSHYDEVPREVTEKVIDEIKKSKE